A genomic window from Candidatus Dormiibacterota bacterium includes:
- a CDS encoding response regulator transcription factor, which produces MIADDEAAVRDALADMLSEHPDLRVVGVAGDAEAAVRLVREHHPGVAVVDVRIPRGGGLEAIIGIRAASPETRIVAYSAADDRAQMTRILSAGADRYVVKGANAHHLVEAILETAAG; this is translated from the coding sequence GTGATCGCCGACGACGAGGCCGCGGTGCGGGACGCGCTCGCCGACATGCTGAGCGAGCATCCCGACCTCCGGGTGGTGGGGGTCGCCGGCGACGCGGAGGCGGCGGTGCGCCTGGTCCGCGAGCATCACCCGGGGGTTGCGGTCGTCGACGTGCGGATCCCCCGCGGGGGCGGGCTGGAGGCCATCATCGGCATCCGCGCGGCCTCGCCGGAGACCCGCATCGTCGCCTACTCGGCTGCCGACGACCGTGCCCAGATGACCCGGATCCTCAGCGCCGGGGCCGACCGGTACGTGGTCAAGGGCGCCAACGCCCACCATCTGGTCGAGGCCATCCTGGAGACGGCCGCGGGGTGA
- a CDS encoding response regulator — protein MSVDATDAVDVLLVEDNPDDEELMLHSLRSHGGPVAVAAVRDGEEALEYLRATGRHADRAGRPCPRVILLDIKLPRVDGLEVLAEVKTDARLRHIPVVLFTSAGQESEVVRGYKLGANSYVVKPVDFERFEEVVRQLSGYWLRVNRGPETPVRAPGRPLCR, from the coding sequence GTGAGCGTGGACGCCACCGACGCCGTCGACGTCCTGCTGGTCGAGGACAACCCCGACGACGAGGAGCTGATGCTGCACAGCCTCCGCAGTCACGGTGGCCCGGTCGCGGTGGCGGCGGTGCGCGACGGCGAGGAGGCGCTGGAGTACCTGCGCGCCACCGGCCGCCACGCCGACCGCGCCGGGCGGCCCTGCCCCAGGGTGATCCTCCTCGACATCAAGCTGCCGCGGGTCGACGGCCTCGAGGTCCTCGCCGAGGTGAAGACCGACGCGCGGCTGCGCCACATCCCGGTGGTGCTCTTCACCTCGGCGGGTCAGGAGAGCGAGGTGGTCCGCGGGTACAAGCTGGGCGCCAACAGCTACGTGGTCAAGCCCGTGGACTTCGAGCGGTTCGAGGAGGTGGTCCGCCAGCTGAGCGGCTACTGGCTGCGGGTGAACCGCGGTCCCGAGACGCCGGTGCGGGCGCCGGGCCGACCGCTGTGCCGCTGA